One genomic region from Gossypium hirsutum isolate 1008001.06 chromosome D13, Gossypium_hirsutum_v2.1, whole genome shotgun sequence encodes:
- the LOC107942560 gene encoding uncharacterized protein, which produces MLNSITILLSDQTTDIEDGFPRTPQVAPFTSADDTAPLLENGSSDDKLNFDGPMDFNKDLCRSSPFNGTMVGEENAVSMLVPSYSQEQLPEIFVGLKSQQGCIGEMSDVEDETFNTVVSRSSQTCRIDLLEEIIEDAKDNKKILFQTMQSIMNLMKEVELQEAAVEQAKEEAARGHGYSRQGGGT; this is translated from the exons ATGTTGAATTCTATAACTATACTTCTTTCAG ACCAAACCACAGACATTGAAGATGGGTTTCCGAGGACGCCACAGGTTGCCCCATTCACCTCGGCTGATGATACGGCCCCGCTTTTGGAGAATGGCAGCAGTGAtgataagttaaattttgatggaccCATGGATTTTAATAAAGATTTATGCAGAAGCAGTCCATTCAATGGAACCATGGTCGGTGAAGAAAATGCTGTGAGCATGCTGGTTCCGTCATACTCTCAAGAACAATTGCCAGAAATTTTTGTAGGGCTTAAATCCCAGCAGGGTTGCATTGGTGAAATGAGTGATGTTGAGGATGAGACCTTCAACACTGTTGTTAGTAGATCAAGTCAAACATGTAGAATTGATCTACTCGAAGAGATCATTGAAGATGCTAAAGATAACAAG AAAATTTTGTTTCAGACCATGCAATCGATTATGAacttgatgaaagaagttgaactTCAAGAGGCAGCTGTCGAACAAGCAAAAGAGGAAGCTGCAAGGGGGCATGGATATTCTCGTCAAGGTGGAGGAACTTAA